One stretch of Prionailurus viverrinus isolate Anna chromosome C1, UM_Priviv_1.0, whole genome shotgun sequence DNA includes these proteins:
- the LOC125173864 gene encoding 5-hydroxytryptamine receptor 5B: MEEANLTVAATGVSLPLGSEAGSFSPSPGGVIGSTPGGAALPGREPPFSVFTVLVVTLLVLLIAATFLWNLLVLVTILRVRAFHRVPHNLVASTAVSDVLVAALVMPLSLVSELSAGRRWLLGRSLCHVWISFDVLCCTASIWNVAAIALDRYWTITRHLQYTLRTRRRASALMIALTWALSALIALAPLLFGWGEAYDPRRQRCQVSQEPSYAVFSTCGAFYLPLGVVLFVYWKIYKAAKFRFGRRRGAVLPLPATVQVKEAPHEAEMVFRARRPVVAFQMSGDSWREQKEKRAAVMVGILIGVFVLCWIPFFLAELISPLCACSLPPIWKSIFLWLGYSNSFFNPLIYTAFNKNYNNAFKSLFSRQR; the protein is encoded by the exons ATGGAAGAAGCTAACCTTACGGTGGCCGCCACCGGCGTCTCCCTGCCCCTGGGATCCGAGGCCGGCAGCTTCAGCCCAAGCCCCGGCGGGGTCATCGGGTCGACCCCAGGCGGGGCCGCCCTGCCCGGCCGCGAGCCACCTTTCTCCGTCTTCACGGTGCTGGTGGTGACGCTGCTGGTGCTGCTGATCGCGGCCACTTTCCTGTGGAACCTGCTGGTTCTGGTCACCATCCTGCGCGTCCGCGCCTTCCATCGTGTGCCTCATAACTTGGTGGCCTCGACGGCCGTGTCGGACGTACTCGTGGCCGCGCTGGTGATGCCCCTGAGCCTGGTGAGCGAGCTGTCGGCCGGGCGACGTTGGCTGCTGGGCCGGAGCCTGTGCCACGTGTGGATCTCCTTCGACGTGCTGTGCTGCACCGCCAGCATCTGGAACGTGGCTGCCATCGCCCTGGACCGCTACTGGACCATCACGCGCCACCTGCAGTACACGCTGCGCACCCGCCGCCGCGCCTCCGCGCTCATGATCGCGCTCACCTGGGCGCTCTCGGCGCTCATCGCCCTGGCGCCGCTGCTCTTTGGCTGGGGCGAGGCGTACGACCCACGGCGCCAGCGCTGCCAGGTGAGCCAGGAACCCTCCTACGCCGTCTTCTCCACCTGCGGTGCCTTCTACCTGCCGCTTGGCGTGGTGCTCTTCGTCTACTGGAAGATCTACAAGGCGGCCAAGTTCCGTTTCGGCCGCCGCCGCGGGGCTGTGCTGCCGCTGCCGGCCACGGTGCAG GTGAAGGAGGCCCCTCACGAGGCTGAGATGGTGTTCAGGGCGCGTCGCCCAGTGGTGGCCTTTCAGATGAGCGGGGACTCGTGGCGGGAGCAGAAGGAGAAGCGGGCGGCCGTGATGGTGGGCATTCTCATTGGCGTGTTTGTGCTGTGCTGGATCCCCTTCTTCCTGGCGGAGCTCATCAGCCCCCTCTGTGCCTGCAGCCTGCCCCCCATCTGGAAAAGCATATTCTTGTGGCTCGGCTACTCCAATTCCTTCTTCAACCCCCTGATCTACACGGCATTTAACAAGAACTACAACAACGCCTTCAAGAGTCTCTTCAGCAGGCAGAGATGA